Proteins co-encoded in one Arachis hypogaea cultivar Tifrunner chromosome 13, arahy.Tifrunner.gnm2.J5K5, whole genome shotgun sequence genomic window:
- the LOC112735875 gene encoding uncharacterized protein: MNTERSTTYNATGKKMEIELGCKPRQSEVFQRMHTRKDDRTKLSLTFDWPRPKKRVRLRLHKGPEPPPIYKDEIWMQTVGSRKRNRDYGMGYQSIMTSLRFFDVEFTTSGGVDIRELVTLLNRELQQDME, from the exons AACACCGAAAGGTCTACCACCTACAACGCAACAGGAAAGAAGATG GAGATCGAGCTGGGTTGCAAACCTCGTCAAAGTGAGGTCTTTCAAAGGATGCACACGAGGAAGGATGACCGTACCAA ATTGAGTTTAACTTTTGACTGGCCAAGGCCCAAGAAGAGAGTGCGACTCAGATTGCACAAGGGCCCTGAGCCACCACCCATATATAAGGATGAGATATGGATGCAGACAGTTGGCAGCCGCAAGCGAAACAGGGACTACGGCATGGGATATCAATCCATCATGACTTCTCTGCGATTCTTTGATGTTGAGTTCACTACCAGTGGAGGTGTAGATATCAGAGAGCTGGTTACACTGCTTAACAGAGAGTTGCAACAAGACATGGAGTGA